One window from the genome of Lachancea thermotolerans CBS 6340 chromosome B complete sequence encodes:
- the YAP1802 gene encoding Yap1802p (weakly similar to uniprot|P53309 Saccharomyces cerevisiae YGR241C), whose translation MTTYVKLVKGATKIKMAPPKAKYVDPILLGTADPHEFREIMNALDARVQDTAWTIVYKSLIVVHLMIREGEPLVTIKYLSKNQDFFSLKDIFHSKLSSGDLQALRRYRDYLRTRCVEYANTGKDYVRENNSSLTTSAASDPKLSLSHVESLEAQISALIKNRYSQYDLGNDLLLTAFRLLVQDLLVLYNSLNEGIITLLESFFELTHQDAERTLKLYKRFVELTESVVKYLKTGKAVGLKIPVIKHITTKLIRSLEEHLKDDNNNHGQNFSSSDSKTPAQRELEQIREQKRQLEEQMKTQQQMIISPTIPQQQTGYNPFAEGFSFEQPAAAQPIATQPTSNPFMAQAQVPQHTAQPLQYQQTQQAVQPLQYQQTQQTVQPLQYQQTQQTPAVGQLQQVSTTGQFQQTPMAGQFQAAQHMAQQAPQQVPQQMSQQMPQADQYQQAQMQQQTQVPQQTPQAFQYQHTQGPQQASPGEHFQPFQSLNPQTAQPSPQLQSASTGFFSSNTQVTPSFTGAGFGGYYSPDTGAGAASGPGPAPAPVQTAMPTGSNNPFSMENIARSKDERERVNPFSQTNQSPALNSSAAANPFDKPMQNHHTFGGLENMPTVSVFPQTRSQTTQLQQAQIQPQHTQLQFQQPQQAYGHPQQSSLNPYTQAQQNLQQQQQQQQQYGNLQYSRPGEGPNLIDI comes from the coding sequence ATGACAACGTACGTGAAGCTGGTCAAGGGCGCCACCAAGATCAAGATGGCGCCCCCGAAGGCCAAGTACGTTGACCCCATCCTGCTAGGCACCGCCGACCCACATGAGTTCCGTGAGATCATGAACGCGCTGGACGCCAGAGTCCAAGACACCGCCTGGACCATTGTGTACAAGAGCCTGATCGTGGTGCACCTGATGATACGCGAGGGCGAGCCTCTCGTCACCATCAAGTACCTCTCCAAGAACCAGGACTTTTTCAGCCTGAAAGACATCTTCCACTCGAAGCTCTCGTCCGGCGACCTGCAGGCACTCCGCCGCTACCGGGACTACCTGAGGACCCGCTGCGTGGAGTACGCGAACACCGGCAAGGACTACGTGCGCGAAAACAACTCGAGTCTAACGACGTCTGCGGCCAGCGATCCCAAGCTGTCCCTCAGCCACGTTGAGTCGCTGGAGGCGCAGATATCCGCGCTTATCAAGAACAGGTACTCCCAGTACGATCTCGGCAACGACCTGCTGCTCACCGCATTTCGCCTGCTGGTGCAGGACCTGCTTGTGCTGTACAACTCCCTGAATGAGGGCATAATTACGCTTTTGGAGAGCTTTTTCGAACTCACGCACCAGGACGCGGAGCGCACGCTCAAACTCTACAAGCGCTTCGTGGAGCTAACAGAAAGCGTTGTCAAGTACCTGAAGACAGGCAAGGCTGTTGGGCTCAAGATCCCCGTTATCAAGCACATCACAACGAAGCTAATTCGCTCGCTCGAGGAGCACTTGAAGGacgacaacaacaaccaTGGGCAGAACTTTTCGAGCAGCGACTCGAAGACCCCCGCCCAACGGGAATTGGAGCAGATTCGCGAGCAAAAAAGACAGCTGGAGGAGCAAATGAAAACTCAGCAGCAAATGATTATATCGCCCACCATTCCTCAACAACAGACGGGTTACAACCCTTTTGCCGAGGGATTCTCCTTCGAGCAACCTGCCGCAGCACAGCCCATCGCAACGCAGCCCACCAGCAACCCGTTCATGGCGCAGGCACAGGTGCCGCAGCATACTGCTCAGCCCCTGCAGTATCAACAGACTCAGCAGGCCGTGCAGCCGCTTCAGTATCAACAGACTCAGCAGACCGTGCAGCCGCTTCAGTACCAACAAACGCAGCAGACGCCAGCCGTGGGGCAACTCCAGCAAGTCTCGACGACAGGTCAATTTCAGCAAACGCCCATGGCCGGTCAGTTCCAAGCTGCCCAGCATATGGCCCAACAGGCTCCCCAGCAGGTACCTCAGCAAATGTCTCAGCAGATGCCCCAAGCAGACCAATATCAGCAGGCGCagatgcagcagcagacACAAGTGCCCCAGCAGACGCCACAGGCGTTCCAATACCAACATACTCAGGGTCCTCAACAGGCATCCCCGGGCGAGCACTTCCAGCCTTTCCAATCCCTGAACCCGCAGACTGCGCAGCCCTCGCCCCAGCTGCAGTCTGCGTCCACTggctttttcagctccaACACTCAAGTTACTCCCAGTTTTACGGGCGCAGGGTTCGGTGGCTACTACTCGCCTGACACGGGTGCGGGTGCGGCTTCTGGTCCAGGTCCTGCCCCGGCACCGGTGCAAACCGCTATGCCGACTGGCTCAAACAATCCTTTTTCGATGGAAAACATTGCAAGATCGAAAGACGAACGCGAGCGTGTCAATCCGTTCTCACAAACTAATCAGAGCCCAGCTCTTAATTCATCGGCCGCCGCCAATCCGTTCGACAAGCCTATGCAGAACCACCACACCTTCGGAGGCCTAGAAAACATGCCCACTGTCTCAGTCTTCCCCCAGACTCGGTCCCAGACAACTCAGCTGCAACAGGCGCAGATACAGCCCCAGCACACCCAGCTCCAATTCCAACAGCCCCAGCAGGCTTATGGTCATCCTCAGCAATCGTCCCTGAACCCGTATACTCAGGCTCAACAGAATCtacagcagcaacagcagcagcagcagcagtacGGCAACCTTCAATACTCTCGTCCAGGTGAAGGCCCTAACCTCATCGACATCTGA
- the PFK1 gene encoding 6-phosphofructokinase subunit alpha (highly similar to uniprot|P16861 Saccharomyces cerevisiae YGR240C PFK1 Alpha subunit of heterooctameric phosphofructokinase involved in glycolysis indispensable for anaerobic growth activated by fructose-2 6-bisphosphate and AMP mutation inhibits glucose induction of cell cycle-related genes), with product MTQETVYGVAFRSVATADESAYRSAIKFYHKLGFSTVKTYDKFRGNKEAATSGTAQGSVKETWLESFKLSEVDSNGFRIPQQEATNHEQSDGALLKIRLVAHQPLEAKNSRVTYYSASIDEVSKAFPDAKKLENGEYALNDPLGYELRLSGYVRAGDKKTVDKEFFLDESKTPADYLKGQNLSPNQIPGATSTGIKKKIAVMTSGGDSPGMNSAVRAVVRAGIYYGCDVFAVYEGYEGLLKGGDLLKKMEWKDVRGWLSEGGTLIGTARCMEFRERWGRKQAAGNLISEGIDALVVCGGDGSLTGADLFRSEWPSLVEELVKDGKFTEKQVEPYRNLKIVGLVGSIDNDMSGTDSTIGAYSALERICEMVDYIDATAKSHSRAFVVEVMGRHCGWLALMAGIATGADYIFVPERAAPAGKWQEELKKVCQAHREKGRRNNTVIVAEGALDNNLKPITSEQVKDALVELGLDTKITTLGHVQRGGTAVAHDRWLATLQGVDAVKAVLEMTPETPSPLIGILENKIIRMPLMESVKLTKSVAEAIENKDFDKAISLRDTEFIELYENFISTTVKDDGSERLPEDQRLNIAIVHVGAPSAALNAATRAATLYCLSRGHKPSAILNGFSGLIQTGEIKELSWIDVENWHNLGGSEIGTNRSVASEDMGSIAYHFQKNKFDGVIILGGFEGFKSLKELRDARAQYPIFNIPMVLIPSTVSNNVPGTEYSLGVDTCLNTLVNYTDAIKQSASATRRRVFVVEVQGGHSGYIASFTGLVTGAVSVYTPEDQIDLKSIREDLALLKENFRHDQGETRNGKLVIRNEQASSIYTTDLLADIIAEASSGKFGVRTAIPGHVQQGGVPSSKDRVTGSRYAVKCVKFIEAWNRKNSDEQNEDFKILRFKYVNGVKEYTIQDEDASAAIIAVNGSHISFKPIARLWEEETNVELRKGQEVHWEEFNKIGDILSGRLNLRKEVDAGKSA from the coding sequence ATGACTCAAGAAACCGTGTATGGAGTCGCGTTCAGATCGGTTGCGACCGCTGACGAAAGCGCGTACAGAAGCGCTATAAAGTTTTACCACAAGCTAGGATTTTCCACTGTGAAAACCTACGACAAGTTCAGAGGCAACAAGGAGGCTGCGACCTCCGGCACCGCCCAGGGCTCCGTGAAGGAGACCTGGCTGgaaagcttcaagctgaGCGAAGTGGACAGCAATGGCTTCCGCATCCCTCAGCAAGAGGCCACGAACCACGAGCAGAGTGATGGTGCTCTTCTTAAGATCAGACTAGTGGCTCACCAGCCCCTGGAGGCCAAAAACTCCCGGGTTACCTACTACTCCGCATCCATTGATGAGGTTTCCAAGGCTTTCCCAGacgccaagaagctcgaaaatgGCGAGTACGCCTTGAATGATCCATTGGGCTACGAACTTCGCTTGTCAGGCTACGTTAGAGCCGGTGACAAGAAGACCGTCGACAAGgagttcttcttggacGAGTCTAAGACTCCAGCTGACTATCTAAAGGGCCAGAACCTGTCTCCTAATCAGATTCCAGGTGCCACCTCTACTggcatcaagaagaagattgcTGTCATGACTTCCGGTGGTGACTCTCCAGGTATGAACTCTGCTGTCCGTGCTGTGGTCAGAGCAGGTATTTACTACGGCTGCGACGTGTTCGCTGTTTACGAAGGTTACGAGGGTCTGCTAAAAGGTGGTGatctcttgaagaagatggaaTGGAAAGACGTTAGAGGCTGGCTCAGCGAGGGTGGTACTTTGATTGGTACCGCTCGTTGCATGGAGTTCAGAGAACGTTGGGGCCGTAAACAAGCTGCCGGCAACCTTATTTCTGAGGGTATTGACGCTCTTGTGGTTTGTGGTGGTGATGGCTCCCTAACGGGTGCTGACCTGTTCAGATCTGAGTGGCCATCTTTGGTGGAGGAGCTTGTCAAGGACGGTAAATTTACCGAGAAGCAAGTCGAACCATacagaaacttgaagattGTGGGTCTTGTGGGCTCCATCGACAACGATATGTCTGGTACTGACTCTACAATTGGTGCTTATTCTGCCCTGGAAAGAATTTGTGAGATGGTCGACTACATCGACGCTACTGCCAAATCCCACTCGAGAGCTTTCGTCGTCGAGGTTATGGGAAGACACTGTGGTTGGTTGGCTTTGATGGCCGGTATTGCTACAGGTGCCGACTACATCTTCGTTCCAGAAAGAGCTGCGCCTGCTGGCAAATGGCAAgaagagttgaagaaggtgtGTCAGGCCCACAGAGAGAAGGGCCGTAGAAACAACACTGTTATTGTTGCTGAAGGTGCCCTAGACAACAACTTGAAACCAATCACCTCTGAGCAGGTTAAGGATGCTTTGGTTGAGTTGGGACTCGACACCAAGATCACAACTTTGGGTCATGTCCAAAGAGGTGGTACAGCTGTGGCTCACGACAGATGGCTCGCTACCTTGCAGGGTGTCGACGCTGTGAAAGCCGTTTTGGAGATGACTCCTGAAACACCATCTCCATTGATTGgtattttggaaaacaaaatcatcAGAATGCCACTAATGGAGTCTGTTAAGCTCACTAAGAGTGTTGCCGAGGCAATCGAGaacaaagactttgacAAAGCCATCTCTTTGCGTGACACCGAGTTTATTGAACTATACGAGAATTTCATCTCAACTACTGTTAAGGATGACGGTTCCGAGAGGTTGCCCGAGGACCAAAGACTAAACATCGCTATCGTTCACGTTGGTGCTCCTTCCGCCGCCTTGAATGCCGCGACTCGTGCTGCCACCCTGTACTGTCTCTCCCGTGGCCACAAGCCTTCTGCTATCTTGAACGGTTTCAGCGGTTTGATTCAAACTGGTGAAATCAAGGAGCTTTCTTGGATTGATGTCGAGAACTGGCACAACTTGGGTGGTTCTGAGATTGGAACTAACAGATCCGTGGCTAGTGAAGACATGGGATCAATCGCTTACCActtccagaagaacaagttcGATGGTGTCATTATTTTGGGTGGCTTTGAGGGtttcaagtccttgaagGAGCTACGTGACGCCCGTGCTCAGTACCCTATCTTCAACATCCCAATGGTTTTGATTCCTTCCACTGTTTCGAACAACGTTCCTGGCACCGAATACTCTCTAGGTGTTGACACTTGTCTCAACACTCTGGTCAACTACACAGATGCTATTAAGCAGTCCGCGTCAGCCACTAgaagaagagtttttgttgttgaagtgCAAGGTGGCCACTCTGGTTACATTGCCTCTTTCACTGGTCTCGTAACAGGAGCTGTGTCAGTTTACACTCCCGAGGATCAGATTGACCTAAAGAGTATAAGGGAAGACCTTGCTCTTCTCAAGGAGAACTTCCGTCACGACCAGGGCGAGACTCGTAACGGTAAGCTGGTTATTAGAAATGAACAGGCCTCCTCCATTTACACTACCGACCTCCTGGCTGACATCATTGCCGAAGCGTCTAGTGGAAAGTTTGGTGTTAGAACCGCTATTCCAGGCCACGTTCAACAAGGTGGCGTGCCATCTTCTAAGGACCGTGTCACAGGTTCTAGATATGCTGTTAAGTGTGTTAAATTTATTGAGGCCTGGAACAGAAAGAACTCCGACGAACAAAACGAAGACTTTAAGATTTTGAGATTCAAGTACGTTAACGGTGTTAAGGAGTATACCATCCAGGACGAAGATGCTTCCGCTGCCATCATCGCTGTCAACGGCTCTCACATCTCCTTCAAGCCTATTGCTCGCCTGTGGGAAGAAGAGACCAACGTTGAATTGAGAAAGGGTCAAGAAGTCCACTGGGAAGAGTTTAACAAGATTGGAGACATCCTTTCTGGTAGACTTAACTTAAGGAAGGAAGTCGACGCTGGTAAAAGCGCCTAA
- the KAR5 gene encoding Kar5p (weakly similar to uniprot|Q04746 Saccharomyces cerevisiae YMR065W KAR5 Protein required for nuclear membrane fusion during karyogamy localizes to the membrane with a soluble portion in the endoplasmic reticulum lumen may form a complex with Jem1p and Kar2p expression of the gene is regulated by pheromone), which yields MGASVIVVILWAFYFRLGNSDRLEIAGYKLLSLDDSDSLTDGLERIVELNFPLYKSSCAMNALRDFLPKCIKHGIDTIDPKQRVNAAIKLSFCEFQESGLDELPESCQKSTQDGLKKCLDEMKSSAQWWTTYSGNYQRLPTLCYESSLPFEKEQLLDVFLNVTRMYANFNEVLDLKLQRRFEEYEAAAEKNLFKVERIFEEYFSDFDNSYSARKAMFFQDFEHYQKDVLLAFDKNVKVVQREVGSFESDIWQEVIALKQYIQEMNAELNASGPRDQIKSLKVESLIQIQALRDSIRLASEDSISLLKSKDKSFNDFYSKTTEQLSKLDEALGNTYMDALVVIQDLRGLVQNSITPLLREDIEKPLSQFSQNLAQNLEYLDENFCAKAELWVRSFDGTFQRVHADLNLTAQEVLHINEDLGNFTTTFESHLKALNISVKVFSASMSSLARLLRVVPPAARPFLAIALLRYCPTLLIRFFGSLFENVTQVSRVCAVLIALISGCALGFNLT from the coding sequence ATGGGAGCTAGTGTAATAGTTGTGATACTGTGGGCCTTTTATTTTAGGCTTGGGAACTCCGACAGGCTCGAGATAGCAGGCTATAAGTTACTCTCATTAGACGACTCAGACTCACTCACTGACGGCTTGGAAAGGATCGTCGAGCTAAATTTTCCGCTTTACAAGAGCTCTTGTGCCATGAACGCTTTGAGAGATTTTTTGCCCAAGTGCATAAAGCATGGCATTGACACAATCGATCCGAAGCAGAGAGTAAACGCTGCCATCAAGCTTTCCTTCTGTGAATTTCAAGAATCAGGCCTCGATGAGCTGCCTGAATCTTGCCAAAAATCAACTCAAGatggcttgaaaaagtgcCTAGACGAAATGAAAAGCTCTGCCCAGTGGTGGACAACATATAGTGGCAATTACCAGCGTTTGCCAACGTTGTGTTATGAAAGTTCATTgccttttgaaaaagagcagctCTTAGACGTCTTTTTGAATGTCACTCGAATGTATGCGAATTTTAACGAGGTGCTAGACCTTAAACTACAACGTagatttgaagaatacgaggcagctgctgaaaagaatcttttcaaagtgGAAAGAATCTTTGAGGAATATTTTAGTGACTTTGATAACTCCTATTCAGCACGCAAGGCAatgttctttcaagattttgagcacTATCAGAAGGACGTGCTGCTGGCATTTGACAAGAACGTTAAAGTTGTTCAAAGAGAGGTTGGTAGTTTTGAATCAGACATATGGCAAGAGGTCATAGCATTGAAGCAGTATATTCAAGAAATGAACGCCGAACTTAATGCGTCAGGCCCGAGAGATCAAATCAAAAGTCTAAAGGTTGAAAGTCTAATACAGATACAAGCTTTGAGAGATAGTATCAGATTAGCTAGCGAAGACAGCATTTCGTTACTAAAATCGAAAGATAAAAGTTTTAATGACTTCTATTCAAAGACAACAGAACAGCTTTCGAAACTGGATGAAGCTCTCGGTAACACATATATGGATGCTCTGGTTGTTATTCAGGATCTCAGGGGGTTGGTCCAGAATTCTATTACTCCCCTGTTGAGAGAGGATATAGAGAAACCATTAAGCCAGTTCTCACAGAACTTAGCTCAGAATCTTGAGTACTTAGATGAAAACTTTTGTGCGAAAGCTGAATTGTGGGTCAGAAGTTTTGACGGTACATTTCAGAGGGTACACGCCGATCTTAACCTTACAGCACAGGAGGTTCTTCACATCAATGAAGACCTCGGAAATTTCACCACAACTTTCGAGAGTCACTTGAAAGCACTGAACATTTCAGTGAAGGTTTTCTCTGCCTCCATGAGTAGTTTGGCGAGGCTACTGCGAGTTGTGCCACCAGCTGCGCGTCCTTTTTTAGCAATCGCACTACTCAGATACTGCCCCACGCTTTTGATCCGCTTTTTTGGGAGTTTATTTGAGAACGTGACACAAGTATCTCGAGTCTGCGCCGTCTTAATAGCATTGATATCAGGCTGCGCTCTTGGTTTTAACCTTACTTAG
- the AEP1 gene encoding Aep1p (weakly similar to uniprot|P32493 Saccharomyces cerevisiae YMR064W AEP1 Protein required for expression of the mitochondrial OLI1 gene encoding subunit 9 of F1-F0 ATP synthase), with protein sequence MGSRIFSPRRLYSALSELKTETVIPKNPNKRTRDGSFRKFKRVAPAIGDSMHPFYSPNIMERAILCASEIKPELLDGQPIVPAVIKQLKTLEPALVNTRWQPQSTQGLNDWLEPFRKMRRKSSPLKLIENHEIDNVIRPSRIDSGRIPELRKFALMFEKEDAGILSASTIGSLIDRLAADQEKAVFSEEVFLYILQHYCKSSQGIASVVDSITEFLHKDIDDLKTAETLLAHVLMALRRNSIPLTPRATSAILKLIDSVSTRFHRPFCVVDFSPAVVQMTTEFYVDSGFLKESKVLFTDMVNKERCPSAQLVEKYLGLIESVCGISTSDNDFLKKFVYISNFRPIFQTTMTPRITEFLVSYCRHFDEILSLLVLVDHSKVKKQIWDLVLPQMIRRVSLLTKDSAKNCCHLTVLYQKASRFYGMPLSTKVNKAFIIQYAVNGNFAMVARLLSIIDSNAFPSFYASVLAAYDQSSAFSMEVPSSGAALKNKHQFMTSMIIPHYTEISFVGRQLALKHADTEELLEQVLKAEIAIKGRGGKSLLPQVSLKAQDCKSNYIITEAEKCLQH encoded by the coding sequence ATGGGGTCACGAATATTTTCGCCCAGAAGGCTCTACTCAGCGCTAAGCGAACTTAAAACAGAAACCGTGATTCCGAAGAACCCTAACAAGCGCACGCGCGATGGATCTTTCAGGAAGTTCAAGCGGGTGGCTCCCGCTATTGGAGATAGCATGCATCCATTCTATAGCCCCAACATCATGGAAAGAGCAATACTATGTGCTTCAGAAATAAAGCCCGAGTTGCTGGACGGACAACCTATAGTTCCCGCTGTCATTAAACAGCTAAAAACGCTGGAGCCCGCCCTTGTCAACACAAGGTGGCAGCCTCAAAGCACCCAAGGTTTGAACGACTGGTTAGAACCCTTCAGGAAAATGAGGCGGAAAAGTTCTCCACTAAAGTTAATTGAGAATCATGAAATTGATAACGTTATAAGACCTAGCAGAATAGATTCGGGCCGGATCCCAGAGCTTCGAAAGTTCGCGTTAATGTTCGAAAAAGAAGATGCTGGCATTTTGAGTGCTTCAACTATTGGAAGCTTGATTGACAGGCTGGCCGCcgatcaagaaaaagctgttttcAGTGAAGAAGTGTTTTTATACATTCTTCAACATTACTGCAAGTCCAGTCAAGGTATTGCTAGCGTAGTGGATTCTATCACAGAGTTTTTGCACAAGGACATAGATGACTTGAAAACTGCAGAGACCCTTTTAGCTCATGTTCTAATGGCTCTGAGGCGTAACTCTATTCCGCTAACCCCAAGGGCAACGTCAGCAATATTAAAACTGATAGATTCGGTATCTACAAGATTCCACAGGCCATTTTGCGTTGTCGACTTTTCGCCTGCAGTGGTACAGATGACCACAGAGTTCTACGTGGACTCTGGTTTTCTAAAAGAAAGCAAAGTCCTTTTTACAGACATGGTCAACAAAGAAAGGTGTCCAAGTGCGCAGTTAGTGGAAAAGTACTTGGGACTCATCGAAAGCGTATGCGGAATAAGCACATCTGAcaatgactttttgaagaagtttgtgTACATTTCTAACTTCAGGCCCATTTTCCAAACAACAATGACGCCGCGGATAACAGAGTTTTTGGTATCGTATTGTCGACACTTTGATGAAATTCTATCTCTACTAGTCCTCGTAGATCACTCGAAAgtcaaaaaacaaatttGGGATTTGGTTCTTCCCCAAATGATAAGAAGGGTTTCTCTACTCACAAAAGACTCAGCCAAGAATTGTTGTCACCTCACAGTCCTTTATCAAAAAGCCAGCCGCTTCTATGGAATGCCGCTATCTACTAAAGTCAATAAGGCTTTCATCATCCAATATGCTGTAAACGGCAATTTTGCAATGGTCGCACGGCTGTTATCCATTATTGACTCTAATGCGTTTCCAAGTTTCTATGCAAGCGTTCTTGCTGCTTATGACCAAAGCAGTGCGTTCAGCATGGAGGTTCCTTCTTCGGGggctgctttgaaaaataaGCATCAGTTTATGACATCCATGATTATCCCGCATTACACAGAAATTTCATTTGTTGGAAGGCAATTAGCATTGAAGCACGCAGATACggaagaacttcttgagcaagttttgaaggcaGAGATTGCCATCAAGGGCAGAGGGGGGAAGTCCCTGCTTCCTCAGGTCTCGTTAAAAGCACAGGACTGTAAGTCTAACTATATTATCACagaggctgaaaaatgTTTACAGCATTAA
- the RIM9 gene encoding Rim9p (weakly similar to uniprot|Q04734 Saccharomyces cerevisiae YMR063W): MPSKSRSVIFVLLTLALIFQIFPTISIPVVDRIYLSTYNGRKFGVFGWCTAKSSECTSPRIGYEILPLNGTTEVASLFLPSRAKRSISKLLIVHPISLFFTFVLWTLALALNMHNFGQSRKILAGAVLWSLLTVLLSLLSFLVDILLFVPYLAWPGWLVLVSTVFIAVASSMMCIIRRAVSLRKYEKLRNRDNVELVPLRFSNVNSNSSKPTASEGVSDTQESAAWQHVAPDQPELVHRAV, encoded by the coding sequence ATGCCTTCTAAATCAAGGTCGGTAATCTTTGTGCTCCTGACGCTTGCGttaatttttcaaatctttcCAACGATATCAATTCCTGTGGTTGATAGAATCTATCTTTCCACGTACAATGGGCGCAAGTTCGGCGTTTTTGGATGGTGCACAGCAAAAAGCTCGGAATGTACGTCGCCGCGTATCGGGTATGAAATTTTACCACTAAATGGAACTACCGAAGTTGCCAGCTTATTTCTGCCTTCTCGAGCGAAACGCTCAATTTCGAAATTACTGATAGTCCATCCTATCTCACTATTTTTCACTTTTGTCTTGTGGACACTGGCGTTAGCTTTGAACATGCATAACTTTGGTCAGTCACGCAAAATACTTGCAGGAGCTGTGTTGTGGTCGCTGCTCACTGTTCTTTTATCGCTTCTAAGTTTTCTGGTTGATATTCTGTTGTTTGTGCCGTACCTCGCTTGGCCTGGTTGGCTCGTTCTGGTTAGTACTGTGTTTATCGCAGTTGCTTCCTCCATGATGTGCATCATTCGAAGGGCTGTCTCGCTAAGAAAATACGAGAAGCTGCGCAATAGAGACAATGTCGAGTTGGTTCCCCTACGCTTCAGCAACGTGAATAGCAACTCCTCAAAGCCAACAGCTTCTGAAGGCGTGAGTGATACCCAAGAATCAGCCGCGTGGCAGCATGTGGCGCCAGACCAGCCGGAGTTGGTGCATAGGGCTGTGTAA